The Leptospira sp. WS39.C2 genome contains a region encoding:
- a CDS encoding M23 family metallopeptidase: protein MLRFFVLVLIPCFVSLLAISSSDYPPGFVLKNPYLWPVKGYDTITGAFGEFRTGHFHMGQDFSTGGRIGIPILAVTKGKVTRVQRRWSSIGYALFLQHDDGMTSRYGHLHKFSPKIVKQILKSKQARRFKDRTDFDIALPEAVEVDAGETIAFSGDTGVGPPHLHFELFKDNVYYNPMHFGLGYNAAEPIVFNTLRITPQTPRTFINGRNETVEIPFYETSGNRFELSETPTLFIQGKVGIQIAIHQKSNNNRLGIFTLDMLIGENVLQGFQLSKILKEHTRKNVLLYDSSVSKPNGNPFSYYLHTRDGNDLLGMRSNGREQGILDSEQMKMGEPKEVTIRATGMGGQMSLASFYVLKDQGDYSHIVTKEWKYNVYYDRYTTFKSKDTKVELFFPVNAVYSKAFFEIEAQEQIKINTQGLNQLSSVYKIGPDFKDFNLGYDLYVKVPKTKDINSADLYEVLADGNVKKINGSSFSAWGQFFKVRLRKTGLFVVLSDQTPPNIYLHDLMNKSVYPREDFALYLKAVDVGSGIMPDGFDITVDGIPGKAEFFPKDGRLEIFEPESLYEPGKHTVLASVRDYAGNWSSTVRFDYEIQTPPVVEEKKKTVNETITVETSKEKKQSKESKTKQSSPKVQKVVKPITIAPKAKDKKSTSR from the coding sequence CTCCAGGTTTTGTTTTAAAAAATCCCTATCTATGGCCTGTGAAGGGTTATGATACGATTACAGGTGCCTTTGGTGAGTTCAGAACTGGGCATTTCCACATGGGACAAGACTTTTCAACTGGAGGAAGGATTGGTATTCCTATCCTGGCCGTGACTAAAGGAAAAGTCACTCGTGTACAAAGAAGATGGTCTAGCATTGGTTATGCTTTGTTTCTACAACATGATGATGGAATGACTTCTCGTTATGGACACCTTCACAAATTTTCTCCAAAAATTGTAAAACAAATCTTAAAATCAAAACAAGCTCGTAGGTTTAAAGATAGAACCGATTTTGATATAGCACTTCCAGAAGCTGTAGAAGTTGATGCTGGAGAAACGATTGCATTTTCAGGTGATACTGGAGTTGGTCCTCCCCATTTACACTTCGAATTATTTAAAGACAATGTATATTATAACCCAATGCATTTTGGATTGGGATATAATGCTGCTGAACCAATCGTTTTTAATACCTTAAGGATTACTCCCCAAACTCCGCGTACGTTCATCAATGGGCGGAATGAAACGGTTGAAATCCCATTTTACGAAACGAGTGGAAATCGTTTTGAATTATCAGAAACTCCTACACTTTTTATCCAAGGAAAAGTCGGAATTCAAATCGCGATTCATCAAAAATCCAATAACAATCGCCTTGGTATTTTCACCTTAGATATGTTAATTGGAGAAAATGTATTACAAGGATTTCAGTTATCCAAGATTTTAAAAGAACATACAAGAAAAAACGTTCTATTATATGATAGTTCTGTCAGTAAACCAAATGGAAATCCTTTTTCCTATTATTTACATACAAGGGATGGAAACGATTTACTCGGTATGCGGAGTAATGGTCGTGAACAAGGAATCCTTGATAGCGAACAAATGAAAATGGGCGAACCCAAAGAAGTTACCATTCGTGCAACTGGAATGGGTGGTCAAATGTCTCTTGCTTCTTTTTATGTTTTGAAAGACCAAGGGGATTATAGCCACATTGTCACCAAAGAATGGAAATATAATGTGTATTACGACCGTTATACCACATTCAAATCCAAAGATACAAAAGTTGAATTATTTTTCCCTGTCAATGCTGTGTATTCCAAGGCATTTTTTGAAATTGAAGCACAAGAACAAATCAAAATCAACACACAAGGTCTAAACCAACTTTCTAGTGTTTATAAAATTGGTCCTGACTTCAAAGATTTTAATTTGGGTTACGACCTTTATGTTAAGGTTCCAAAAACAAAAGATATCAATTCAGCTGATTTGTATGAAGTCTTAGCAGATGGAAATGTAAAAAAAATAAATGGTTCCTCTTTTAGTGCTTGGGGCCAGTTTTTTAAAGTACGACTTAGAAAAACGGGACTTTTTGTGGTTTTATCAGACCAAACACCACCAAACATTTATTTGCATGATTTGATGAATAAATCTGTATATCCGAGAGAAGACTTCGCCTTATATTTAAAGGCGGTGGATGTTGGATCTGGGATTATGCCAGATGGATTTGATATAACGGTAGATGGAATACCAGGCAAAGCTGAGTTTTTTCCAAAAGATGGCCGACTTGAAATTTTTGAGCCAGAAAGTTTATATGAACCCGGAAAACATACGGTCCTTGCGAGTGTAAGAGACTATGCAGGAAATTGGAGTTCTACTGTTAGGTTTGATTACGAAATCCAAACACCTCCAGTAGTAGAAGAGAAGAAAAAAACAGTCAATGAAACGATTACTGTAGAAACTTCAAAAGAAAAAAAACAATCAAAAGAATCAAAAACAAAACAATCTTCGCCTAAGGTGCAAAAGGTGGTTAAACCCATTACAATCGCACCTAAGGCAAAGGATAAAAAGTCTACATCCCGATAG